TGAATTCGGGCCGGAAATAACGCTTCCGCACTCTTTCAGTGAAAGGAACAAAGGAAGGATAAATGATTTCATGACTTTCGCCACTATTAGTTTTGAAATTGCACTTGCATACAATCTTCATGAAACCCAAAGAAAGGTAAAAAGGAATGGCATTGTCAGCGACAACAAGAGAGaaagcaaaacccaaaaaatctgTACCATACCAATCTGGAGGAAGCTTGATAGTTATCGAAGATCCCTTATTTTGATGGCAGAACCAATGTGGAATTTGATTTCCCACACATATAGTGCTAACTAAAGTCTCATCAGAGATTTCCTGTAACATCGATGCATGGACATCAAATAAATTATTCAACACGTGAAAAAATGGCATGAGGGAGATATGAaagtgtgcgtgtgtgtgtgtgcgtgcatgtgtgtgtgagagagagagagaccgtgTTTTGGTGATCAGCAAAAGGAAAACGCCCTCGAAACAATTCATACTTATCCCAAGCTTGTGTGAGTGAATTTCTTGAACTTGAAACTGTCACTGGCGCAGTTGCCACTCGCATAATTCTCAACCGTGTGTCGGCCATTATATTGGTCCTTGCATTTTCATCCAAGTTTTTGCACCTAACAAAATGAAAACGCCCTCGAAACAATTCATATTTATCCCAAGCTTGTGTGAGTGAATTTCTTGAACTGGAAACTGTCTTCAGTGAAGTGCAGCCAGTTGCTTCAAGACAACGTAGCACTGGGAGCTCTGGTAAAAATTCTAGACTTGTGCACCATCCCAGATTCAGACACCTAAGCTTGTCAAGATCTTTAAAATAGGAAGGAATTCGAACCAATTTTGTACAGCCGTAAAGATCTATATGCTCAATTTTTGGACTGCGAGAGAGATCTGGAACTTCAGTCAGATGCTTGCAAAAACGTAGTTCAATCACTTTTAAGTTCCCAAGATTCTGTAACATATTAAAGAGAAATGGAAAGCAGAACATTATTGACTTCGGCCAAATAGATTTCCAGAGGCACCATAGTTTATACAAAGAACGAAAGTAAGCACATacacttgtattaaaaaaatttgaaaaacagaaGAGGAAGCATACATATACCTGGTTTTTACTGCAAAGTTTTTCTCCAGCAAAGCTGCCGGGCAATCGAAGCTCAACAAGATTTTTTGGAGAAAAATTTGTTGGAAGAGATTTCAACGGGTATTCCTGCCAGTAAAGATACCTGAGAGAATTGGGAAGAGACTGAAGACCTTGAGAAAGGTCCATAATGTTGTTGTACCTCTCGCAATAGCGAGCATATAAGTATTTCCGAATTTTCGACCAAACTTAAAGTAATCCTCGTACAAGACTCTTCGACGAGGATCATAAATCATCAACAATCTTAAATTAGACATCTTCTTGAAGGGTGATCCACATAATTCCAACCGTGTAATGTTAGACGTGTCAAAGGATATGCATTGAACTGTTGAAGTTCCCTGGAAATCAAGAGAAAATAGTATAATGAGAATAAATGTACAACAAATAGTTTGGTTGGTATGGTATGCCAATGGTAATTGCTACTTTGTTTTACGCTACTTAGTTTGCCTAAaatctaatattttttaattaatgtggaagtgtaaaaaatatataaaaaatatataaacgctcgtaatgacaagctttacaactttcgtgaagagcttaactttgaaattcgccattataatcatataaatcatagatcaaaatttaactattgattgttgtttacatttacgcttcatttttctcatcaatttttttttttttttggattttcttttttgaaaacgtgatctattagaggatgcaggaagatgaacggtttggatcgttgatattatgttcagagttttacggttagtgaaaatattgcttgatgtttataaagtttctacaaactatatgacatcgactcatatttcagttaatcgtaaatatcgaaacgtgatatcaaagatctgaaccgttcatcttcttacatcagccagatgatcatgttttcaaaaaagaaaattttaaaaatgaaattcagtaagaagaataaagcgtaaatgataatcgacggttaaatataaatttaagatttatggattatagtgttggattttgaagctgacctcttcatgaaagttgtaatatTTGTTATTATAAgtgattgtgtgtgtgtatatatatattatttttttaacattttttacacttctaaaataattattattaatttttctctcaaataattatatgaataaatacataatataatattaataatattggTAGGTACGATATACCATCGGTATTGGTTTTGGATAACAGTACTGAACCAAAACAGTATGGTATGGTAcaaataccgtaccattaccaaTTGGTATAAATTTTTGGTAATAATTTAGTATGGTATGGTTAGTAAGACGGTTGGTACGGTAATTTGGTAAAAAATTTCATCCTACATATACTATAACCCGGTTCTCCGGTACTGTTTTGCACTGTTAATGAACAACGAAATATCGAAATTGCCCTCGCCTTCTCATGCTTTACAGTTGtcttgccttctttttccaCAGTAAAAAGATGTTTATACCCTTCAACTCACCTGTCCTTCATCGCTGCGTACTCTGGCTTCACTTCTTTtggatttttcttttgcttttcactCCATCTGCCCTTCACACAGATGAGCcgtttctctctcatttctctcataTTCGAGAGACTTCTCTCTAGGGGTGGAATTTTTTCCCGAAAATCCCGAACCGTCCCGATTCCGTCCCGAAATTTTCCCGAAAAAATCCCGAACCGAATTTCCCGAAACCGAACCCGTCCCGAAAGTTTCGGGTTGGGATTCGGCCACAGCTTTGAAAGCTTTCGGTaatcccgaaccgaaccgattattatatatatatatatttatttatttttaatttttaattagaaattaattgaaccgttggatttgctaaaatcaaatccaaccgtCCATTGAGTTAGGTTAGGTCATTTGTTAGGTAGGTGTTCTTTCTCTCTCAGACTCACTCTTGCTCTCTCGCTCACAGTCCCTCTCTCACAGACTCACACAGTTAGTCGGAGCGAACCCTCTCGCTGTCTCCTTCCTCTCCAGACGTAGTGTCCTCTCACGCTCGGTCGTGGTCCTCTCCAGACGCTATCCTCTCGCACTTGCTCTCCCGGCTGAAGTCCAGGttcgtcttcgtcttcttcttcgtttgaaTCCCACCAGTTATTTGTGATTGCCTGTAAGGTGTTTGTCTAATTTCCTGATCTTTGATTTGTTTAttgagttttgttttattttcgtGTGGAATTATGATTGCCTGTAAGGTGTTCGATGATATTTCTGATGCCCTGCtattatttcttttgttttgttaaatgTGTCAATGGAGAATTGTGATTGCTTGGAAGGTGTTTGATAAAGTTTCATAGTGTTTTGTTATAGGTGTCTATAGAGAATTGTGATTTCCTGCAAGgtgtttgataaatttcctgagTGTATTGTTATCGTTTCGGTTGTTTGGTTTTATGTGTCCATGGAGTGTCCACATTTCCTGCAAGgtgtttgataaatttcctcAGTGTTTTCTTATCGTTTTGTTCGTTTGGTTTTCTCTGTCCATGGAGTGTTGTGATTGCCTGTGAGttgtttgataaatttcctcAGTGATATGTTACTATTCCATTTGCTTTGTTCTTAATTGCCCGCAAGGTATTTGATAAGTTTCCACAGTGACTTGTTACTTCATTTATTTTGGTTTATGGGTTCATGTAATTCAGGTTGGTTTTGTTTGGAATTGCAGGGTTTTAGCTAATGGCAGTTTGTGATACTTAATGGCAGTTTGTTTTTAGCTAATGGCAGTTTGTTTTTAGCTCAGATTTTCAAGTTTCCACAGTGACTTGTTACTTCATTTATTTTGGTTTATGGGTTCATGTAATTCAGGTTGGTTTTGTTTGGAATTGCAGGGTTTTAGCTAATGGCAGTTTGTGATACTTAATGGCAGTTTGTTTCAAGCTAATGGCAGTTTGTTTTTAGCTCAGATCTTCCCGAAAGTGTTTATAATATAAACTATGTTTTCCTTTTGGATTGTAACTTAATCTAAATTCATTTGGAGTTTGGTTTGTAAAACCTAACTTATTTCATTTTGGTTGCATGCACTTTTAATTAActagaacaaaatcgcgctaaagctagggcgtcacccgtaagtggcgcgctgtgtggcctgagcacagtgataagtgaacAAGGGTcgttgtatctccatcggcacccggatgcagtgttaaatgagcaagggggctatagaaacttcttttcgaacgactccactcaaagttgtttgggagcatatgctcctatcaactttacacgggacacacaaaagaagtactttgatcctattagacggggaagggtgaagaagctaggacagaagggtagagttcaagagagcaaaatgcgtttaggaacgtggaatataggaaccttgactggaaaatctatggaagtagtagaagttatggtgaggagaaggataaatattatgtgcctacaagaaactaagtgggttggtcgtaaggcaaaggatctagaaaactcagggtttaaactatggtattcgggcacaaatagaacgagaaacggtgttggcatcatcgtggacaagaccctgacacaagatgttgtagatgtcaatagggtaggagatagaatcatggcaatcaagattgtaataggacaagaacttatcaatgtgattagtgcgtacgcacctcaagtagggttggatacgagttcgaaggagaaattttgggaagaccttggagacttggtgcaaggaattgctcagacggagaagttatttataggaagagatttaaatggacacgtgggcagggagacaggcaactatggaggttttcatggtggccatggttttggggagagaaacgaggatggggaagctatcttggattttgcaatggcatatgatctcttcttagccaacaccttctttaagaaaagagaagaacatgtgatcacctataagagtgggtcgtcaaaaacacaaatagattttcttctaatgaggaaaggggatcgtataacttgtaaggattgcaaagttataccaggagagagcgtggctaatcaacatcgcttgttggtgatggatgtacatatcaaaagagtgagaaaaaagaacaagacttggaagtgcccaaggactagatggtggaatctaaaagaagaaaaacaagccattttcaaagagaaagtaatcacccggtgtgtgtgggatagagagggggaagctaaccaaatgtgggatttcatggctagttgtatccgaaaagtagcaaaagaggtattaggagagtccaagggctttgccccacaccaaaaggaatcttggtggtggaatgaggaggtacaagcaaaggtgaagggtaagaaggaatgttgtaaagccttatacaaggataggaccgatgaaaatggtgaaaggtatggaaaagcgaagcaagaggcgaagaaagctgtgagagaagctaagttagcggcttatgacgatatgtataagcgactagataccaaagaagggagttggatatctataaactagctagagcaagggaaaagaagacaagggacctaaaccaagtgaggtgcatcaaggatgaggatggaaaggttcttgctacagagaacgcggttaaagacagatggaaaggttattttcataatcttttcaatgaaggacatgaaaggagtgcttctttaggggagttgagtaactcagaagagtgtagaaactactctttttatcgtagaatccggaaggaagaagtgggtgtagctttgaagaagatgaagcatagaaaagcagtaggcccagacgatataccaatcgaagtgtggaaagttttgggagagacaggtataacatggctcactgaccttttcaataggattttgaaaacgaagaagatgccgaatgagtggcgaatgagcactttggtgcctatctacaagaataagggcgatgtacaaaattgcatg
This genomic interval from Malus domestica chromosome 05, GDT2T_hap1 contains the following:
- the LOC139195708 gene encoding disease resistance-like protein DSC1 isoform X4, encoding MDLSQGLQSLPNSLRYLYWQEYPLKSLPTNFSPKNLVELRLPGSFAGEKLCSKNQNLGNLKVIELRFCKHLTEVPDLSRSPKIEHIDLYGCTKLVRIPSYFKDLDKLRCLNLGWCTSLEFLPELPVLRCLEATGCTSLKTVSSSRNSLTQAWDKYELFRGRFHFVRCKNLDENARTNIMADTRLRIMRVATAPVTVSSSRNSLTQAWDKYELFRGRFPFADHQNTEISDETLVSTICVGNQIPHWFCHQNKGSSITIKLPPD
- the LOC139195708 gene encoding disease resistance-like protein DSC1 isoform X3; the encoded protein is MDLSQGLQSLPNSLRYLYWQEYPLKSLPTNFSPKNLVELRLPGSFAGEKLCSKNQNLGNLKVIELRFCKHLTEVPDLSRSPKIEHIDLYGCTKLVRIPSYFKDLDKLRCLNLGWCTSLEFLPELPVLRCLEATGCTSLKTVSSSRNSLTQAWDKYELFRGRFHFVRCKNLDENARTNIMADTRLRIMRVATAPVTVSSSRNSLTQAWDKYELFRGRFPFADHQNTEISDETLVSTICVGNQIPHWFCHQNKGSSITIKLPPDCYVKST
- the LOC139195708 gene encoding disease resistance protein RPS4-like isoform X1, with the protein product MDLSQGLQSLPNSLRYLYWQEYPLKSLPTNFSPKNLVELRLPGSFAGEKLCSKNQNLGNLKVIELRFCKHLTEVPDLSRSPKIEHIDLYGCTKLVRIPSYFKDLDKLRCLNLGWCTSLEFLPELPVLRCLEATGCTSLKTVSSSRNSLTQAWDKYELFRGRFHFVRCKNLDENARTNIMADTRLRIMRVATAPVTVSSSRNSLTQAWDKYELFRGRFPFADHQNTEISDETLVSTICVGNQIPHWFCHQNKGSSITIKLPPDWYGTDFLGFAFSLVVADNAIPFYLSLGFMKIVCKCNFKTNSGESHEIIYPSFVPFTERVRKRYFRPEFIFVWYSAFALGEGANLNRSTSFYKLVTDACFEFYPVISRFLEKGAVRRMVTKCGICLLYAQDVETIKLGGSTS
- the LOC139195708 gene encoding uncharacterized protein isoform X2 encodes the protein MDLSQGLQSLPNSLRYLYWQEYPLKSLPTNFSPKNLVELRLPGSFAGEKLCSKNQNLGNLKVIELRFCKHLTEVPDLSRSPKIEHIDLYGCTKLVRIPSYFKDLDKLRCLNLGWCTSLEFLPELPVLRCLEATGCTSLKTVSSSRNSLTQAWDKYELFRGRFHFVRCKNLDENARTNIMADTRLRIMRVATAPVTVSSSRNSLTQAWDKYELFRGRFPFADHQNTEISDETLVSTICVGNQIPHWFCHQNKGSSITIKLPPDWFFVGEVVDLLIVPAVLVVVAGPARKSLMCITPCLHFCSKDQIK